Proteins encoded together in one Lysinibacillus sp. FSL K6-0232 window:
- a CDS encoding UDP-N-acetylmuramoyl-L-alanyl-D-glutamate--2,6-diaminopimelate ligase, whose translation MYAEELLSALPLKKIIGELPSQVSDIVIDSRSVQPNSMFVCIKGYTVDGHDYAQKAIDSGATIVVTERKLPLSENIAQVIVKDTDRAVGLLAAKFFDYPSKDITMIGVTGTNGKTSVTGIIQNIMQGMGEKSALTGTIGFNLNGILYESANTTSDALSTQQMIFRAKMEGCRLMTMEVSSHGLALGRLAGVDYDIAIFTNLTHDHLDFHGTMEEYGHAKGLLFSQLGQDLEKNKFVVLNADDPWSERYAAMTPFPVWTYGLKNETADFRAINCEYHDYMTIFDVEMPEGIYRVKMHLLGEFNIYNVLAAMVAFYGRGYSMETIIEQIEQLPPVKGRMEKVCSDLPVQIFIDYAHTPDAIEKAIEAAQPYKKGKLIFLVGTGGNRDKSKRPAMAEKASAADYVILTTDDPRYEDYDSITSDLAKGMQHSNYACIGDRAEAVRHAIEIAEPDDIIIFAGKGHEDYQIIENTKYPHSDAEIALEAGRLKFV comes from the coding sequence ATGTATGCAGAGGAATTGTTAAGTGCATTACCTTTGAAAAAAATAATTGGCGAGCTGCCAAGTCAAGTTAGTGATATTGTAATAGATTCAAGAAGTGTACAGCCAAATAGTATGTTTGTTTGTATTAAAGGCTATACGGTTGATGGGCATGATTATGCACAAAAGGCTATAGATAGCGGTGCAACAATTGTTGTAACAGAACGTAAATTACCCTTAAGTGAAAATATTGCACAGGTTATTGTGAAAGATACGGATCGTGCGGTAGGTTTATTAGCTGCCAAGTTCTTTGATTATCCTTCAAAGGATATAACAATGATTGGAGTTACAGGCACAAATGGTAAAACATCTGTCACAGGCATTATTCAAAACATTATGCAAGGCATGGGTGAAAAATCTGCATTAACGGGTACAATTGGCTTTAACTTAAATGGAATTTTATATGAATCTGCCAATACAACGAGCGATGCGCTATCAACACAGCAAATGATTTTTCGTGCAAAAATGGAAGGCTGTCGTTTAATGACGATGGAAGTTTCCTCACATGGACTAGCGCTTGGACGCTTAGCAGGGGTGGATTATGATATTGCTATTTTTACAAATCTCACGCACGACCATCTTGATTTCCATGGCACGATGGAGGAATATGGGCATGCAAAAGGTTTATTATTCTCCCAGCTTGGGCAAGATTTAGAAAAAAATAAATTTGTTGTACTAAATGCGGATGATCCTTGGTCAGAGCGCTATGCTGCAATGACACCATTTCCAGTTTGGACATATGGCTTAAAAAATGAAACAGCGGATTTCCGAGCTATTAACTGTGAATATCATGATTATATGACAATCTTTGATGTCGAGATGCCAGAGGGAATTTATCGTGTAAAAATGCATTTACTTGGTGAATTTAATATTTATAATGTATTAGCAGCAATGGTGGCATTCTATGGTCGCGGTTATTCCATGGAAACCATTATTGAACAAATTGAGCAATTACCGCCTGTTAAAGGGCGTATGGAAAAAGTATGCTCTGATTTGCCTGTGCAAATTTTTATTGATTATGCACATACACCAGATGCTATTGAAAAAGCCATCGAAGCAGCACAACCTTATAAAAAGGGCAAGCTGATTTTCTTAGTTGGAACGGGTGGCAATCGTGATAAATCGAAACGACCTGCTATGGCTGAAAAAGCGTCCGCAGCAGACTATGTTATTTTAACAACAGACGACCCTCGCTATGAGGACTATGACAGCATTACAAGTGACCTTGCGAAAGGCATGCAGCATAGCAATTATGCCTGCATTGGAGATCGTGCAGAGGCAGTACGTCATGCAATTGAAATTGCAGAGCCAGATGATATTATTATTTTTGCGGGTAAAGGGCATGAGGATTATCAAATTATCGAAAACACAAAATATCCGCATAGTGATGCAGAAATTGCACTAGAAGCAGGTCGTTTAAAATTTGTTTGA
- a CDS encoding aldehyde dehydrogenase, which yields MNFTSQDVENMIMEQRQFYFSRATKSAKFRKEQLIKLKKAILKYEQDIVNALYLDLRKSEFEAYATEIGIVLDSISYMVKHVEEWMEPEAVKTPIQYQMGKSFIVREPYGVTLIIGPFNYPFQLVMEPLVGAIVGGNTAIVKPSEASVHTAAIVKKIIEETFHPSYVRVVEGEKEEVTALIHAPFDYIFFTGSVAVGKVVAKAAAERLTPIALELGGKSPAIVDQTANLEVAAKRIVWGKFTNTGQTCVAPDYVLVHKDVYEPFMKLVKETIRSFYGKNPLKSSDYGRIVNLKQFDRLQQIIMEERDAITFGGRVDRDDLYIEPTIIEYVKWSSPSMQEELFGPILPVMIYQDLPLVIHQIRQLPKPLAAYFFSEHEKAIQYFLEELPFGGGCINDTVTHVGNLHLPFGGVGPSGVKAYHGKASFENFTHPKSILKKSSKLETNVLFPPYKQKVKIIRSIMK from the coding sequence ATGAATTTTACGTCACAAGATGTAGAAAATATGATTATGGAACAGCGTCAATTTTATTTTTCTCGTGCAACAAAAAGTGCAAAATTCCGCAAAGAGCAACTAATAAAATTAAAAAAAGCCATCCTAAAATATGAACAGGATATTGTCAATGCATTATATTTAGACCTTCGTAAAAGTGAATTTGAGGCTTATGCTACAGAAATTGGAATCGTTTTAGACAGTATTTCATATATGGTTAAGCATGTAGAGGAATGGATGGAACCAGAAGCTGTTAAAACACCGATTCAATATCAAATGGGAAAAAGCTTTATTGTGCGTGAGCCATACGGTGTAACATTAATTATTGGACCATTTAATTATCCATTTCAGCTTGTTATGGAGCCGCTAGTAGGGGCTATTGTGGGAGGTAATACAGCGATTGTCAAACCATCAGAGGCATCTGTACATACAGCTGCGATTGTAAAAAAAATAATTGAAGAAACCTTCCATCCTTCCTATGTACGTGTTGTGGAGGGAGAAAAAGAAGAGGTAACAGCTCTTATTCATGCGCCCTTCGACTATATCTTTTTTACGGGCAGTGTAGCGGTTGGAAAAGTGGTTGCAAAGGCAGCTGCAGAGCGCTTAACACCAATTGCGCTAGAGCTAGGTGGAAAAAGCCCAGCTATTGTCGATCAAACAGCTAATCTAGAAGTAGCGGCAAAGCGTATTGTATGGGGGAAATTTACCAACACAGGTCAAACTTGCGTAGCACCAGATTATGTATTGGTGCATAAGGATGTTTATGAGCCTTTTATGAAACTTGTAAAAGAAACGATACGTTCATTTTATGGGAAAAATCCATTGAAAAGCTCTGACTATGGTCGTATTGTCAACCTTAAACAATTTGATCGCTTACAGCAGATTATTATGGAGGAACGCGATGCGATTACATTTGGTGGACGAGTAGATCGCGATGATTTATATATTGAGCCAACAATTATTGAATATGTGAAATGGTCAAGTCCATCTATGCAGGAGGAACTTTTTGGACCTATTTTGCCTGTGATGATTTATCAGGATTTACCGCTTGTTATTCATCAAATTCGACAATTGCCAAAGCCATTAGCAGCGTATTTCTTCTCAGAGCATGAAAAGGCCATTCAATATTTCCTAGAGGAACTTCCATTTGGCGGTGGGTGTATTAATGATACAGTGACACATGTCGGAAACTTACATTTACCATTTGGCGGTGTTGGTCCTTCAGGCGTGAAAGCATACCATGGTAAAGCCAGCTTTGAAAACTTTACGCACCCTAAATCTATTTTAAAGAAATCCTCTAAGCTAGAAACGAATGTTCTTTTCCCTCCATATAAACAAAAGGTGAAGATTATACGTTCAATTATGAAATAA
- a CDS encoding peptide chain release factor 3: MNANLEKEILSRRTFAIISHPDAGKTTITEKLLLFGGAIRDAGTVKGKKTGKFATSDWMEIEKQRGISVTSSVMQFDYNGSRVNILDTPGHQDFSEDTYRTLMAVDSAVMVVDAAKGIEAQTLKLFKVCKMRGIPIFTFINKLDRQGKEPLELIEELEEVLGIQAYPMNWPIGMGKEFLGIYDRYNKRIEQFRTDEGERFLPIDDNGELAVEHPMKVTSYYSQAMDDILLLDEAGNEYSEEKIRRGELTPVFFGSALTNFGVQTFLETYLQFAPTPQPRITEDEQFIDPVEHEEFSGFIFKIQANMNPAHRDRIAFVRIVSGKFERGMNMTLSRTGKSFKVTQSTQFLADDRETVDEAVAGDIIGLYDTGTYQIGDTVVGGKKTFQFEKLPQFTPELFVRVTAKNVMKSKQFHKGILQLVQEGAIQYYKTLHTEEVMLGAVGQLQFEVFEHRMKNEYNVEVKMEPIGSKIARWIENEEDVKESMSSSRSMLVKDRFDNLVFLFENEFAMRWFADKNENIKLYSLL, translated from the coding sequence ATGAATGCTAATTTAGAAAAAGAGATATTATCACGTCGTACATTTGCCATTATCAGTCACCCTGATGCTGGGAAAACGACGATTACAGAAAAATTACTATTGTTCGGTGGCGCAATTCGTGATGCAGGGACGGTAAAAGGGAAAAAAACAGGCAAGTTTGCAACATCAGACTGGATGGAAATCGAAAAGCAACGTGGGATTTCTGTTACGTCATCCGTTATGCAATTTGATTATAATGGGTCACGCGTTAATATTTTAGATACACCTGGTCACCAAGATTTCTCAGAGGACACATATCGTACGTTAATGGCTGTTGATAGTGCTGTGATGGTAGTGGATGCTGCAAAAGGGATTGAGGCACAAACATTAAAGCTATTTAAAGTTTGTAAAATGCGTGGTATTCCGATTTTTACATTTATTAATAAATTAGATCGTCAAGGAAAAGAGCCGCTTGAGCTGATTGAAGAGCTTGAAGAGGTACTTGGTATCCAAGCATACCCAATGAACTGGCCAATTGGGATGGGGAAAGAGTTTCTTGGTATTTATGATCGTTATAATAAACGTATTGAGCAATTCCGAACAGATGAAGGGGAACGATTTTTACCAATTGATGACAATGGAGAGCTTGCTGTAGAGCATCCAATGAAGGTGACTTCTTATTACTCACAGGCAATGGATGATATTCTATTATTAGATGAAGCTGGTAATGAATACTCAGAGGAAAAAATTCGTCGAGGAGAGTTAACACCTGTATTCTTTGGCTCAGCATTAACAAACTTTGGTGTGCAAACATTCCTTGAAACATATTTACAGTTTGCACCAACACCACAGCCACGAATTACAGAGGATGAGCAGTTTATTGACCCTGTGGAACATGAGGAGTTTTCAGGCTTTATTTTCAAAATTCAAGCGAATATGAACCCTGCCCATCGTGATCGTATTGCCTTTGTGCGTATTGTTTCTGGTAAATTTGAGCGTGGTATGAATATGACACTTTCTCGCACAGGCAAATCCTTTAAAGTAACACAGTCTACACAGTTTCTTGCAGATGACCGTGAAACAGTGGATGAAGCGGTTGCTGGCGATATTATTGGCTTATATGATACAGGGACATATCAAATTGGTGACACAGTTGTAGGCGGTAAGAAAACATTCCAGTTTGAAAAGTTACCACAGTTTACACCAGAGCTATTTGTGCGTGTAACAGCGAAAAATGTGATGAAGTCAAAGCAATTCCATAAAGGGATTTTGCAATTAGTGCAAGAGGGTGCTATCCAATATTATAAAACATTGCATACAGAGGAAGTTATGCTTGGTGCAGTGGGGCAATTACAATTTGAAGTATTTGAGCATCGTATGAAAAATGAATACAATGTGGAAGTAAAAATGGAGCCAATCGGTTCAAAAATTGCACGTTGGATTGAAAATGAAGAGGATGTTAAAGAATCGATGTCTTCAAGCCGTTCAATGCTAGTGAAAGACCGCTTTGACAACCTTGTGTTCCTATTTGAAAATGAATTTGCAATGCGCTGGTTTGCTGACAAAAACGAAAATATCAAACTTTATAGCCTTCTATAA